A section of the Kribbella sp. HUAS MG21 genome encodes:
- a CDS encoding DUF4037 domain-containing protein — protein sequence MPEFVPAQELTAGFYADVIAPRLDRTAHAAGLLGWGSDVLGYDTARSTDHGWGPRLVILVDADEVEPVRKRVEAALPDEYRGVPVRFGWDTHQASHHITVATLGDWLRDHLGFDASQGISQRDWLVTPQQQLLGVVRGQVYADDGRLAPVREALAWYPDELWRWMLACQWSRIAQEEPFVQRTHEVGDELGSRVVTARLVRDVMRLALLQARTYAPYTKWLGTAFARLGHPDGLDRALADAVAAGNLADRERALVTAYELVARRHNALGITAELDTAPRPFFDRPALVLDAGRYVEACLATVSDPRLKGYGLIGSVDQFVDNTDVLSQSTAYRRLVEVYQ from the coding sequence ATGCCGGAATTCGTCCCAGCGCAGGAACTCACCGCGGGTTTCTACGCCGACGTGATCGCGCCGCGGCTCGACCGGACCGCGCACGCCGCTGGTCTGCTCGGCTGGGGCTCGGACGTCCTCGGGTACGACACCGCCCGATCCACGGACCACGGCTGGGGCCCGCGGCTCGTGATCCTGGTCGACGCGGACGAGGTCGAGCCGGTCCGTAAGCGCGTCGAGGCCGCACTGCCGGACGAGTACCGAGGCGTACCGGTCCGCTTCGGCTGGGACACCCATCAGGCCTCGCACCACATCACGGTCGCGACCCTCGGCGACTGGCTCCGCGACCACCTGGGGTTCGACGCGTCGCAGGGAATCAGCCAGCGCGATTGGCTGGTGACACCGCAGCAGCAGCTCCTCGGCGTGGTGCGCGGGCAGGTGTACGCCGACGACGGGCGGCTCGCTCCGGTCCGCGAGGCCCTGGCCTGGTACCCGGACGAGCTCTGGCGCTGGATGCTCGCCTGCCAGTGGTCCCGGATCGCGCAGGAGGAGCCGTTCGTGCAGCGCACGCACGAGGTCGGCGACGAGCTCGGCTCGCGCGTCGTCACAGCGCGCCTCGTGCGCGACGTGATGCGGCTCGCGCTGCTGCAGGCGCGGACGTACGCGCCGTACACGAAATGGCTGGGTACGGCGTTCGCCCGGCTCGGGCATCCGGACGGGCTCGACCGCGCGCTCGCCGACGCGGTTGCCGCGGGCAACCTCGCGGACCGCGAGCGGGCGCTGGTGACGGCGTACGAGCTCGTCGCCCGCCGACACAACGCGCTCGGCATCACCGCCGAGCTGGACACCGCGCCGCGCCCGTTCTTCGACCGCCCGGCTCTGGTCCTGGACGCCGGCCGGTACGTCGAGGCGTGTCTGGCGACGGTGTCCGACCCGCGGCTGAAGGGCTACGGCCTGATCGGCTCCGTGGACCAGTTCGTCGACAACACCGACGTACTCAGTCAGTCGACCGCCTACCGGCGCCTCGTGGAGGTCTACCAGTGA
- a CDS encoding enolase C-terminal domain-like protein has product MTVPTLSKHVISSVTTAKLGFEYLRTIGRNSFLGSHGSGGVVTAYVVETDRGATGWGLPLYDGDPGALVGRSVAELIDPARGVIDPAAEFLDFPLHDLAARILDVPVYAMLGGAGSPRVRCYSGGIYFDDLDGGLEAIRANLVQDHAFGFRDFKLKIGRGHRWMDPRAGLQRDIEVTRLARELYPDAGILVDGNDGFTVNGLFEYLDGVADCELYWIEEPFAERRPDLQALHDRLRELPTRPKVADGEYDPDVDHVLQLAGEGLVDVALMDVISHGLTGWRRTMPQLKAEASPHAWGLPIKTLYAAHLAAGLGNVPIIEGVPGPGSYTLEDGYVVLPDQPGFGINLP; this is encoded by the coding sequence GTGACAGTGCCGACATTGTCCAAGCACGTGATCAGCTCGGTCACGACCGCGAAACTCGGTTTCGAGTACCTGCGCACCATCGGCCGCAACTCGTTCCTCGGCAGTCACGGCAGCGGCGGCGTCGTCACGGCGTACGTCGTCGAGACCGACCGCGGCGCGACCGGCTGGGGACTTCCGTTGTACGACGGTGACCCCGGGGCGCTGGTCGGTCGCTCGGTGGCGGAGCTCATCGATCCGGCGCGCGGCGTGATCGATCCGGCGGCGGAGTTCCTCGACTTCCCGCTGCACGACCTGGCGGCGCGGATCCTCGACGTGCCGGTGTACGCGATGCTCGGCGGCGCCGGCTCGCCGCGGGTGCGCTGCTACAGCGGCGGCATCTACTTCGACGACCTGGACGGCGGGCTCGAGGCGATCCGCGCGAACCTCGTCCAGGACCACGCGTTCGGGTTCCGCGACTTCAAGCTGAAGATCGGCCGCGGGCACCGGTGGATGGACCCGCGCGCCGGGCTGCAGCGCGACATCGAGGTGACCCGGCTCGCCAGGGAGCTGTACCCGGACGCCGGGATCCTTGTCGACGGCAACGACGGCTTCACCGTCAACGGCCTGTTCGAGTACCTCGACGGCGTCGCGGACTGCGAGCTCTACTGGATCGAGGAGCCGTTCGCCGAACGCCGCCCGGACCTGCAGGCCCTCCACGACCGCCTCCGCGAGCTGCCGACCCGCCCGAAGGTCGCCGACGGCGAGTACGACCCCGACGTGGACCACGTCCTGCAACTGGCCGGCGAGGGCCTCGTCGACGTGGCCCTGATGGACGTCATCAGTCACGGCCTCACCGGCTGGCGCCGCACGATGCCGCAGCTCAAGGCCGAGGCCTCACCGCACGCCTGGGGCCTCCCGATCAAGACCCTGTACGCCGCCCACCTGGCCGCGGGCCTCGGCAACGTCCCGATCATCGAAGGCGTCCCCGGCCCCGGCAGCTACACCCTCGAGGACGGATACGTCGTCCTCCCGGACCAGCCGGGCTTCGGCATCAACCTGCCGTAG
- a CDS encoding phosphotransferase, translated as MDLTFSPADVSAALGTPVRAVEVVDTFAASAAEVARLLVRRTAGPDLTVIAKLATGAGLAAARREVQFFEHLAPRWHHPAPQYLGAHDTGETVLLLTEDLEASGYRLAGTAVSDEQLRGTIEVIATLHAHFWNDTSAAPAPELSVTSSAQGWPPDVIARHAAAVRDAADRFFGGTSELTTAERAVLYDVLDVWAHCFQERVAQRRDLTLIHGDFHFLGNIFFTDGDPRPKVIDWSELKPGLGPHDLAYSLSALPHRQREAQDLLRHYWKALAVPDYSWELCGWDFRFSVFSNLFQSVFQQSCRWYRAACTAIDALDSRSALDGPPTTAG; from the coding sequence GTGGACCTGACCTTCTCACCGGCGGACGTCAGCGCCGCCCTGGGTACGCCGGTGCGTGCTGTCGAGGTCGTGGACACGTTCGCGGCCTCGGCGGCGGAGGTCGCGCGGCTGCTGGTACGCCGTACCGCCGGGCCCGACCTGACGGTCATCGCGAAGCTGGCGACCGGCGCCGGTCTCGCGGCGGCCCGTCGCGAGGTGCAGTTCTTCGAGCACCTCGCACCGCGCTGGCACCATCCGGCTCCGCAGTACCTCGGCGCGCACGACACCGGCGAGACCGTGCTGCTGCTCACCGAGGATCTCGAGGCGAGCGGCTACCGCTTAGCCGGAACCGCGGTGTCGGACGAGCAACTGCGCGGAACCATCGAGGTCATCGCCACCCTCCATGCGCACTTCTGGAACGACACGTCGGCGGCACCGGCGCCGGAGCTATCGGTGACGAGCTCCGCGCAGGGCTGGCCGCCCGACGTGATCGCCCGTCATGCCGCAGCAGTGCGCGATGCGGCGGACAGGTTCTTCGGCGGCACCTCCGAGCTGACAACCGCCGAGCGTGCGGTCCTGTACGACGTACTCGACGTCTGGGCGCACTGCTTCCAGGAGCGCGTCGCGCAGCGCCGGGACCTGACGCTGATCCACGGCGACTTCCACTTCCTCGGGAACATCTTCTTCACCGACGGCGACCCGCGGCCGAAGGTGATCGATTGGTCAGAGCTGAAGCCCGGCCTAGGTCCGCACGACCTCGCGTACTCGCTCAGCGCGCTCCCTCATCGGCAACGTGAGGCTCAAGACCTGCTGCGGCACTACTGGAAGGCGCTGGCCGTCCCGGACTACAGCTGGGAGCTGTGCGGCTGGGACTTCCGGTTCTCGGTCTTCAGCAACCTCTTCCAGTCCGTGTTCCAGCAGAGCTGCCGTTGGTACCGCGCGGCTTGTACCGCCATCGACGCCCTGGACAGCCGTTCCGCCTTGGACGGGCCGCCCACTACGGCAGGTTGA
- a CDS encoding sulfatase, whose translation MPTPNIVFVMSDDHAAHAISAYSDNTRSKVNSTPHLDRLTRDGVRMDATYCTNSICSPSRASILTGTYSHVNGVASIYTQIDYRVPTIAEVLKDAGYQTALFGKWHLGQRPEAAPRHFDEWRIFPDQGEYVDPLMIGPDGAGTVPGYATDIVTDQSIDWLRRRDPDQPFLLLVHHKAPHRPWVPDEKHKDLYPVGSIPEPSTLFDDHSTRSQAVRGVRMSVAEDLGVEELGEELPEELRGPENREARMRWKYQRYLRDYLQCVQSIDDNVGRLLDFLDDEGLAENTVVVYTSDQGFFLGDHGWFDKRLMFDESLQMPMMIRWPGVIEPGGTCDAMVTNVDFAATFLDMAGLDAAEVLPTSQGRSFLPLLRGEEIPDWPEAIYYRYWEHDDPNHNAPAHYGIRTRDHKLIHYYGAGLGVPGSSDRLSEPEWELYDLRNDPEELVNVADDPAYAATRATLTTQLAELQEHYGDLPYEGPSTPAPHWPWT comes from the coding sequence GTGCCGACTCCCAACATCGTCTTCGTCATGTCCGACGACCATGCCGCGCACGCGATCTCGGCGTACAGCGACAACACGCGTAGCAAGGTCAACAGCACGCCGCACCTCGACCGTCTGACCCGGGACGGGGTGCGGATGGACGCGACGTACTGCACGAACTCGATCTGCTCCCCGTCGCGGGCGTCGATCCTGACCGGCACCTACAGCCACGTGAACGGGGTTGCGTCGATCTACACCCAGATCGACTACCGGGTGCCGACGATCGCGGAGGTGCTCAAGGACGCCGGCTACCAGACCGCGCTGTTCGGCAAGTGGCACCTGGGGCAGCGGCCCGAGGCCGCGCCGCGGCACTTCGACGAGTGGCGGATCTTCCCCGACCAGGGCGAGTACGTCGACCCGCTGATGATCGGGCCCGACGGCGCCGGGACCGTGCCCGGCTACGCGACCGACATCGTCACCGACCAGAGCATCGACTGGCTCCGCCGGCGCGACCCCGACCAGCCGTTCCTGCTGCTCGTGCACCACAAGGCGCCGCACCGGCCGTGGGTGCCGGACGAGAAGCACAAGGATCTCTACCCGGTCGGCTCGATCCCGGAGCCGAGCACGCTGTTCGACGACCACAGCACGCGCAGCCAGGCGGTCCGCGGGGTGCGGATGTCGGTCGCGGAGGACCTCGGCGTCGAGGAGCTCGGCGAGGAGCTGCCGGAGGAGCTGCGCGGCCCGGAGAACCGCGAGGCGCGGATGCGCTGGAAGTACCAGCGCTACCTGCGCGACTACCTGCAGTGCGTGCAGTCGATCGACGACAACGTCGGGCGACTGCTCGATTTCCTCGACGACGAGGGGCTGGCCGAGAACACCGTCGTGGTCTACACGTCGGACCAGGGGTTCTTCCTCGGAGACCACGGGTGGTTCGACAAGCGGCTGATGTTCGACGAGTCGCTGCAGATGCCGATGATGATCCGCTGGCCGGGCGTCATCGAGCCCGGCGGGACCTGCGACGCGATGGTGACCAACGTGGACTTCGCGGCCACGTTCCTCGACATGGCCGGGCTGGACGCGGCCGAGGTACTGCCCACGTCACAAGGCCGGAGTTTCCTGCCGTTGCTGCGCGGTGAGGAGATCCCGGACTGGCCCGAGGCGATCTACTACCGGTACTGGGAGCACGACGACCCCAACCACAACGCCCCGGCGCACTACGGCATCCGCACCCGCGACCACAAGCTCATCCACTACTACGGCGCCGGCCTCGGCGTACCGGGCTCGTCCGACCGCCTTTCGGAGCCCGAGTGGGAGCTGTACGACCTTCGCAACGATCCGGAGGAACTGGTCAACGTCGCCGACGACCCGGCGTACGCCGCGACGCGTGCGACGCTGACCACCCAGCTCGCCGAACTCCAGGAGCACTACGGAGACCTACCGTACGAAGGCCCTTCGACACCGGCGCCGCACTGGCCGTGGACCTGA
- a CDS encoding alpha/beta fold hydrolase gives MAMFDLSLDKLREYRPDVAAPADLVDFWRRSIEKARADDLSASFTPVDNKLAVIDTYDVTYAGFGGSPVKGWLHVPAGATGPLPTVVQYHGYSGGRGFPHATTLWAQAGYAHFVMDTRGQGYSQGGPAGTPDDTPYAGLNHTPGFMTLGITDPETYYYRRVFIDAVRALDAARTSPLVDPDKLIVTGGSQGGGISIAAAGLAPIAGIELLGCAPDVPFLCHFERALQITDRDPYGEITRYLKGFRHDVEAVLTTLSYFDGVNLGRLATAPALFSVALMDATCPPSTVFAAFNHYGSDRKDIEVYQYNQHEGGQTYQQLAQLDWFAEVFAS, from the coding sequence ATGGCCATGTTCGACCTTTCCCTCGACAAACTCCGCGAGTACCGGCCCGACGTGGCCGCGCCCGCCGACCTCGTCGACTTCTGGCGCCGCTCGATCGAGAAGGCGCGCGCCGACGACCTGTCCGCCTCGTTCACGCCGGTCGACAACAAGCTCGCCGTGATCGATACCTACGACGTCACCTACGCCGGGTTCGGCGGCTCGCCCGTGAAGGGCTGGCTGCACGTGCCGGCCGGGGCGACCGGTCCGCTGCCGACCGTGGTGCAGTACCACGGGTACTCCGGCGGCCGCGGCTTCCCGCACGCGACCACGCTCTGGGCGCAGGCCGGGTACGCGCACTTCGTGATGGACACCCGCGGGCAGGGCTACAGCCAGGGCGGGCCGGCGGGGACGCCGGACGACACGCCGTACGCCGGCCTGAACCACACGCCCGGGTTCATGACGCTGGGCATCACCGACCCGGAGACGTACTACTACCGCCGGGTGTTCATCGACGCGGTCCGGGCGCTCGACGCGGCGCGGACGTCGCCGCTGGTGGACCCGGACAAGCTGATCGTCACCGGCGGCAGCCAGGGCGGCGGCATCTCGATCGCCGCGGCCGGTCTCGCGCCGATCGCGGGCATCGAGCTGCTCGGCTGCGCGCCCGACGTACCGTTCCTGTGCCACTTCGAGCGGGCGCTGCAGATCACCGACCGGGACCCGTACGGCGAGATCACCCGGTACCTGAAGGGCTTCCGGCACGACGTCGAGGCGGTGCTCACGACGCTGAGCTACTTCGACGGCGTGAACCTCGGCCGGCTGGCCACCGCGCCGGCGCTGTTCTCGGTCGCGCTGATGGACGCCACCTGCCCGCCGTCGACGGTCTTCGCGGCCTTCAACCACTACGGGAGCGACCGGAAGGACATCGAGGTCTACCAGTACAACCAGCACGAGGGCGGCCAGACGTACCAGCAACTCGCCCAGCTCGACTGGTTCGCGGAGGTCTTCGCAAGCTGA
- a CDS encoding VOC family protein → MDWKLELLVVPVSDVDRAKKFYTEQLGFAVDVDHQAGPDFRVVQLTPPGSACSISIGIGLTTAAPGSYQATHLVVNDIVAARAQLVEHGVDVSEPFHFTAQGKQGGLDPNRGKYGTYLTFEDPDGNGWIVQEVPDGAPEPTPPA, encoded by the coding sequence ATGGACTGGAAGCTCGAACTACTCGTCGTCCCCGTGTCGGACGTGGACCGGGCGAAGAAGTTCTACACCGAGCAGCTCGGGTTCGCGGTGGACGTCGATCACCAGGCAGGTCCCGACTTCCGGGTGGTGCAGCTGACACCGCCCGGGTCGGCCTGCTCGATCAGCATCGGTATCGGGCTGACGACGGCGGCGCCGGGCAGTTACCAGGCCACGCACCTCGTGGTCAACGACATCGTGGCTGCGCGTGCCCAGCTGGTCGAGCACGGCGTGGACGTCAGCGAGCCGTTCCACTTCACCGCCCAGGGCAAGCAGGGCGGTCTCGACCCGAACCGGGGCAAGTACGGCACCTATCTGACGTTCGAGGACCCGGACGGCAACGGCTGGATCGTCCAGGAGGTCCCCGACGGCGCGCCCGAACCCACTCCGCCGGCATGA
- a CDS encoding RNA polymerase subunit sigma-70 yields MTTLEEAAFAGDETAFADLAGRYRRELHVHCYRMLASFDDAEDAVQETLLRAWRSLDQYDGRAYFRAWLYRIATNVCLDLTRRRGRRTAAAPPASPGEPAWLQPYPDRLLDEIAPPADQPDAVVVDRETIELTFLIALQALPARQRAALIARDVLGWSAADTAGLLDTSVAAANSALQRARATMQQRLPARRADWSAPRPSAAERELLARFIDAHERCDAEAAIAIAAEELRISMPPNPMVFDGLAACLPLFERGFGPDRDGDWRLVPTSANRLPAAASYLLRPGDTVWRAFKLDVLRVDGGKIVEITTFGYSRFPAFGLPDHLTP; encoded by the coding sequence ATGACGACGCTCGAGGAGGCGGCGTTCGCGGGGGACGAGACCGCGTTCGCCGACCTCGCCGGGCGGTACCGGCGGGAGCTGCACGTGCACTGCTACCGGATGCTCGCGTCGTTCGACGACGCCGAGGACGCGGTGCAGGAGACCCTGCTCCGCGCCTGGCGCAGCCTGGACCAGTACGACGGGCGCGCCTACTTCCGCGCCTGGCTGTACCGGATCGCCACCAACGTCTGCCTCGACCTCACCCGGCGGCGCGGCCGGCGGACGGCGGCCGCGCCGCCGGCCTCACCGGGCGAGCCGGCGTGGCTGCAGCCGTATCCGGACCGGTTGCTCGACGAGATCGCCCCGCCGGCCGACCAACCGGACGCGGTCGTGGTCGATCGCGAGACGATCGAGCTGACGTTCCTGATCGCGCTGCAGGCGCTGCCGGCCCGGCAGCGCGCGGCCTTGATCGCGCGTGACGTCCTGGGCTGGTCGGCCGCGGACACGGCCGGGCTGCTCGACACCAGCGTTGCCGCCGCCAACAGTGCCCTGCAGCGGGCCCGGGCGACGATGCAGCAGCGGCTGCCGGCCCGGCGCGCCGACTGGAGCGCGCCGCGGCCGTCCGCCGCGGAGCGGGAGCTGCTGGCGCGGTTCATCGACGCGCACGAGCGGTGCGACGCGGAGGCCGCGATCGCGATCGCGGCGGAGGAGTTGCGAATCTCGATGCCGCCGAACCCGATGGTTTTCGACGGGCTGGCGGCGTGCCTGCCGCTCTTCGAGCGCGGCTTCGGACCGGACCGGGACGGCGACTGGCGACTGGTTCCGACATCGGCGAATCGGTTGCCGGCGGCAGCGTCGTACCTGCTCCGGCCGGGGGACACCGTGTGGCGGGCGTTCAAGCTCGACGTGCTGCGGGTCGACGGCGGCAAGATCGTCGAGATCACGACCTTCGGCTACTCCCGTTTCCCCGCCTTCGGCCTTCCCGACCACCTGACCCCCTAA
- a CDS encoding beta-phosphoglucomutase family hydrolase — protein MLGLPTGIQACLFDLDGVLTDTAAVHAAAWKEMFDEFLRAYSEQHGIPFHAFDARAEYDAYVDGKPRASGVRDFLTARGITLPEGTADDPPAAMTVNGLGNRKNEAVQRRIRTEGVHVFEGSRRYLQAVERAGLRRAVVSSSANTREVLDVTGLAQYVEEIVDGVTIRTEGLRGKPAPDTFLAAAARFGVDPSAAAVFEDALAGVSAGRSGHFGQVIGVDRVGQAAGLRAQGADVVVRDLAELLEGE, from the coding sequence ATGCTCGGACTACCCACGGGGATCCAGGCCTGTTTGTTCGACCTGGACGGTGTGCTCACCGACACCGCAGCCGTCCACGCCGCTGCCTGGAAGGAGATGTTCGACGAGTTCCTCCGCGCCTATTCGGAGCAGCACGGGATACCGTTCCACGCCTTCGACGCGCGGGCGGAGTACGACGCGTACGTCGACGGCAAGCCGCGCGCGAGCGGGGTCCGGGACTTCCTGACGGCGCGCGGCATCACGCTGCCCGAGGGGACGGCGGACGACCCGCCGGCGGCGATGACCGTGAACGGGCTCGGCAACCGGAAGAACGAGGCGGTGCAACGGCGGATCCGGACCGAGGGCGTGCACGTTTTCGAGGGCTCCCGGCGGTACCTGCAGGCCGTCGAGCGGGCGGGGCTCCGCCGGGCGGTGGTGTCGTCGAGCGCGAACACCCGCGAGGTCCTCGACGTGACCGGGCTGGCGCAGTACGTCGAGGAGATCGTCGACGGCGTGACGATCCGGACCGAGGGGCTGCGGGGCAAGCCGGCGCCGGACACGTTCCTCGCCGCGGCCGCCCGGTTCGGCGTGGACCCGTCCGCGGCGGCGGTGTTCGAGGACGCGCTCGCCGGCGTGTCCGCGGGCCGCTCGGGTCATTTCGGTCAGGTGATCGGAGTGGACCGTGTCGGTCAGGCGGCCGGACTCAGGGCTCAGGGCGCCGACGTGGTGGTGCGGGACCTGGCCGAGTTGCTGGAGGGCGAATGA
- a CDS encoding glycoside hydrolase family 65 protein, which yields MIDRGHHPIEPWRLRETRLALDKLAQSESLFALSNGHIGLRGNLDEGEPYAIPGTYLNSFYEQRPLPYAEAGFGYPESGQTLVDVTNGKLIRLLVDDSPFDIRYGYLSKHERSLDFRTGLLERDVDWTSPGGKRIRVRSRRLVSLTQRAIAAIEYVVEPVDQPARFVIQSELVANEAQPKLSDDPRVAAVLDNPLKPVSHDGGEHGTVLIHRTTRSQQLMAAAMSHEVDTSVRYAMDQDVREDWARTTVICQLQPGESLRVVKYLAYGWSSLRSETAIRDQVAAALASARFSGWDGLTQQQVDFLDDFWDGADVEVQGHPELQQAVRFALFHVLQAGARAERRAIPSKGLTGAGYDGHTFWDTEGFVLPVLTYTMPDAAADALRWRHSTLELAKQRAAELGFRGAAFPWRTIRGQECSGYWPAGTAAFHINADIAEAVMRYHRATGDDAFLDEVGLELLVETARLWMSLGHHDRDGRWHLPGVTGPDEYSAVADDNVFTNLMAARNLKAAAQIAARLPARAREFGVDSEEEARWRDAAAAVYVPYDEALGVHPQSEGFTGYAVWDFDAYKDKYPLLLHAPYFQLYRTQVVKQADLMLATYWCGDVFTTEEKARNFDYYERLTVRDSSLSACVQAVMAAEVGHLDLAYDYAYEAALIDMRNLHHNTGDGLHMASLGGAWSALVAGFGGLRDQGDMLCFNPALPIGLAGLSFTVRWRGVRLKVEIEPLSVKYSVHDGPDASMTLRHAGEEITVTPQQPAIRTLEKRRPLLPRPPQPPGREPRPAMAINEGS from the coding sequence ATGATCGACCGAGGCCATCATCCGATCGAGCCGTGGCGGCTGCGCGAGACCCGGCTCGCGCTGGACAAGCTGGCCCAGTCGGAGTCGCTGTTCGCGCTGTCCAACGGGCACATCGGCCTGCGCGGCAACCTCGACGAGGGCGAGCCGTACGCGATCCCCGGCACCTACCTGAACTCGTTCTACGAGCAGCGCCCGCTCCCGTACGCCGAGGCCGGCTTCGGCTACCCGGAGTCCGGGCAGACGCTGGTCGACGTCACGAACGGCAAGCTGATCCGGCTGCTCGTCGACGACTCGCCGTTCGACATCCGCTACGGCTACCTGAGCAAGCACGAGCGCTCGCTGGACTTCAGGACCGGCCTCCTCGAGCGCGACGTGGACTGGACGTCACCGGGCGGCAAGCGGATCCGGGTCCGCAGCCGCCGGCTGGTGTCGCTGACCCAGCGCGCGATCGCCGCGATCGAGTACGTCGTGGAGCCGGTCGACCAGCCCGCGCGGTTCGTGATCCAGTCGGAGCTGGTCGCCAACGAGGCGCAGCCCAAGCTGTCCGACGACCCGCGCGTGGCCGCCGTCCTGGACAATCCGTTGAAGCCGGTCAGCCACGACGGCGGCGAGCACGGGACGGTGCTGATCCACCGGACCACCCGCAGCCAGCAGTTGATGGCGGCCGCGATGTCGCACGAGGTCGACACCTCGGTCCGGTACGCGATGGACCAGGACGTCAGGGAGGACTGGGCGCGGACCACGGTGATCTGCCAGCTGCAGCCGGGCGAGAGCCTGCGCGTGGTGAAGTACCTGGCGTACGGCTGGTCGTCGCTGCGGTCGGAGACCGCGATCCGGGACCAGGTCGCGGCCGCGCTCGCGAGCGCGCGGTTCTCCGGATGGGACGGGCTGACCCAGCAGCAGGTCGATTTCCTGGACGACTTCTGGGACGGCGCCGACGTCGAGGTGCAGGGGCATCCGGAGCTGCAGCAGGCGGTGCGGTTCGCGCTGTTCCACGTCCTGCAGGCCGGGGCGCGCGCCGAGCGGCGGGCGATCCCGTCCAAGGGACTGACCGGCGCGGGGTACGACGGGCACACGTTCTGGGACACCGAGGGCTTCGTCCTGCCGGTGCTGACCTACACGATGCCGGACGCCGCCGCGGACGCGCTGCGCTGGCGGCACTCGACGCTGGAGCTGGCGAAGCAGCGGGCCGCGGAGCTCGGGTTCCGCGGCGCGGCGTTCCCGTGGCGGACGATCCGCGGCCAGGAGTGCTCCGGCTACTGGCCCGCCGGTACGGCGGCCTTCCACATCAACGCCGACATCGCCGAAGCAGTGATGCGGTACCACCGGGCCACCGGCGACGACGCCTTCCTCGACGAGGTCGGGCTGGAGCTGCTGGTCGAGACGGCGCGGCTGTGGATGTCGCTCGGGCACCACGACCGCGACGGCCGCTGGCATCTGCCCGGCGTGACCGGCCCGGACGAGTACAGCGCCGTTGCCGACGACAACGTCTTCACGAACCTGATGGCCGCGCGCAACCTGAAGGCCGCGGCGCAGATCGCGGCCAGGCTGCCGGCCCGGGCGCGGGAGTTCGGTGTCGACAGCGAGGAGGAGGCCCGCTGGCGGGACGCCGCGGCGGCTGTCTACGTGCCGTACGACGAGGCGCTCGGCGTCCACCCGCAGTCCGAGGGGTTCACCGGGTACGCCGTGTGGGACTTCGACGCGTACAAGGACAAGTACCCGCTCCTGCTGCACGCGCCGTACTTCCAGCTGTACCGCACGCAGGTGGTGAAACAGGCCGACCTGATGCTGGCGACGTACTGGTGCGGTGACGTCTTCACCACCGAGGAGAAAGCGCGGAACTTCGACTACTACGAGCGCCTCACGGTGCGGGACTCGTCGTTGTCCGCGTGCGTGCAGGCCGTGATGGCCGCCGAGGTCGGGCACCTGGACCTCGCGTACGACTACGCCTACGAGGCCGCGCTGATCGACATGCGCAACCTGCACCACAACACCGGCGACGGTCTGCACATGGCGTCGCTCGGCGGTGCGTGGAGCGCGCTGGTGGCGGGCTTCGGCGGCTTGCGGGACCAGGGCGACATGCTGTGCTTCAACCCGGCGCTGCCGATCGGACTGGCCGGGCTGAGCTTCACGGTCCGCTGGCGCGGTGTCCGGTTGAAGGTGGAGATCGAGCCGTTGTCGGTGAAGTACTCCGTGCACGACGGGCCGGACGCCTCGATGACGTTGCGGCACGCCGGCGAGGAGATCACCGTCACCCCGCAGCAGCCCGCGATCCGCACCTTGGAGAAGCGCAGGCCGCTGTTGCCGCGGCCGCCGCAGCCACCGGGCCGCGAGCCGCGGCCGGCGATGGCGATCAACGAGGGCAGCTGA